DNA from Prevotella melaninogenica:
TAATGATATCGCTGCAGTTGTTGTTGGTCAGCAGAGTAAGGCTATCGCAGATGCACAACAGCAGACACCAGAGATGGTAGAGGCACAGACAAACTATGTTGCTGCATTGCAGAATCTGACAGAGATGTTGGGTAAAGTGAACGACCAGAGTCAGCGTTTGACACGTGATAGCGAAGAGATGGAGAACCTTAATCGTACCCTCACAGGTATCGCTAAGGTTTATGAGATGCAACTTAAGAGTGCCAGCCAGCAGATTGGTACAATCGACCAGATTAATGATCAGACCCGTAAGATGGCACAGCAGATAGAGCAACTCAATAGTATCTATGCTCGAATGATTGAGGCAATGACTGTTAATATGCGTGTGGCAGCACCTGGTGTTGCCCCTCAGCAGTCTACACCTAAAAGCTTGTAATGATGAAATATGGTAGGGAAGGCGTCTGTTTTTAGCTGTCTTCCCACTACAAATAATAGAATTAATGGCTATTAAGAAGAGAAAGATTTCCCCACGCCAGAAGATGATTAACCTTATGTACGTCGTCCTCATGGCAATGTTGGCATTGAATATCTCTACCGAGGTACTCAATGGCTTCTCTGTTGTTGAAGAGAGCCTGAACCGTACGACGGGGAATTCATCCAAG
Protein-coding regions in this window:
- the gldL gene encoding gliding motility protein GldL, with the translated sequence MTQYSKYNLIYHLQKWMDSVPGQTFLNYGYSWGASVVILGALFKLTHLPGANIMLYFGMGTEVIVFFLSAFDRPFDKTDDGRELPTHVTEELLDDNENTVERPAAAPQAQYAAAENIAQSVQEAMPSANDIAAVVVGQQSKAIADAQQQTPEMVEAQTNYVAALQNLTEMLGKVNDQSQRLTRDSEEMENLNRTLTGIAKVYEMQLKSASQQIGTIDQINDQTRKMAQQIEQLNSIYARMIEAMTVNMRVAAPGVAPQQSTPKSL